One Ricinus communis isolate WT05 ecotype wild-type chromosome 7, ASM1957865v1, whole genome shotgun sequence genomic region harbors:
- the LOC8259720 gene encoding probable flavin-containing monooxygenase 1, with amino-acid sequence MEKQIAIIGAGVSGLLACKYTLSKGFQPIVFEAKSSLGGVWTKTVETTKLQTPKPIYQFSDFPWPDSVTEVFPDQSQVLDYLQSYASHFDLLKHIKFSTKVIGISYEGPSDEEMKSWSLWGGNGEAFSSRGKWKVEVQDTQTLFNEIYQVDFVILCIGRFSDVPNIPEFPIGKGPEAFHGEVIHAMDYMNMDPETARNFLKGKRVAVVGFQKFALDIAMECSAVNGIEHPCRVLYKTAHWNLPDYLPWGVPLTYLYLNRLAELLLHKPGEGFLFSLLATILAPLRWAFSRFVESYVKNKFPLKKFGMVPKHSFLQDFNSCTIAIVPEKFYDKVEEGSITLTKAPSFSFSKVGIIIDGHNQPLETDLVILATGFKGEKKLKDIFVSKTLREWFAGSPDAALPLYRECINPRIPQLAVIGFSESLSNMFTSEIRCRWLAGLLDGKFEVPSITEMEKDVANWDKYKKRYAGPYYRKSSIAALHIWYNDQLCKDMGWNPKRKKGFLAELLEPYGPMDYVSP; translated from the exons ATGGAGAAACAGATAGCAATTATAGGAGCAGGTGTGAGTGGACTTCTTGCCTGCAAATACACACTCTCAAAGGGCTTCCAGCCCATTGTTTTTGAAGCAAAAAGCAGTCTCGGAGGAGTATGGACTAAAACTGTTGAGACCACAAAGCTCCAAACTCCAAAACCAATATATCAGTTTTCAGATTTTCCATGGCCAGATTCAGTAACAGAAGTCTTCCCTGACCAATCTCAAGTTCTCGATTATCTTCAATCCTATGCGAGCCATTTTGATTTGCTTAAGCACATAAAGTTCAGTACTAAAGTTATCGGCATCAGCTACGAAGGTCCGTCCGATGAAGAAATGAAGTCATGGAGTTTGTGGGGTGGCAATGGCGAGGCCTTCAGCTCAAGAGGGAAATGGAAAGTTGAAGTGCAAGACACTCAAACCCTTTTCAATgag ATATACCAAGTGGACTTTGTGATCCTATGCATAGGGAGGTTCAGTGATGTTCCAAATATACCAGAATTTCCCATTGGGAAGGGCCCAGAAGCATTTCATGGGGAAGTGATTCACGCCATGGACTATATGAACATGGATCCTGAAACTGCTCGTAACTTTCTCAAAGGGAAGCGAGTGGCAGTCGTTGGGTTCCAGAAGTTTGCACTGGACATTGCCATGGAGTGTTCTGCAGTAAATG GGATCGAACATCCATGCAGAGTTTTATACAAGACTGCGCATTGGAATCTTCCCGACTACCTTCCATGGGGAGTTCCTTTAACCTATCTTTATCTTAACCGACTCGCAGAGCTCCTACTTCATAAGCCTGGTGAAGGTTTTCTGTTCAGCCTCTTGGCAACAATTCTTGCTCCTttg aGATGGGCTTTCTCTAGATTTGTTGAAAGCTATGTCAAGAATAAGTTTCCATTGAAAAAATTTGGCATGGTACCCAAGCACAGTTTTCTTCAAGATTTCAATTCCTGTACGATTGCAATAGTGCCAGAAAAGTTTTATGAtaaagttgaagaaggaagCATCACACTGACAAAAGCTCCAAGCTTTAGCTTCTCCAAAGTTGGCATTATTATTGATGGTCACAACCAACCTCTAGAAACTGATCTGGTGATATTAGCTACAGGATTTAAAGGTGAAAAGAAGCTCAAAGACATCTTTGTCTCCAAAACCTTACGAGAATGGTTTGCTGGGTCTCCTGATGCAGCACTTCCCCTTTACAG AGAATGCATTAATCCGCGAATTCCACAGCTAGCAGTAATTGGATTTTCAGAAAGTCTTTCAAACATGTTTACTTCAGAGATAAGATGCAGATGGCTGGCAGGGCTTCTTGATGGAAAATTCGAAGTGCCTAGCATAACAGAGATGGAAAAGGATGTGGCAAATTGGGACAAATACAAGAAGAGATATGCAGGACCTTATTACAGGAAATCAAGCATTGCTGCTCTTCATATTTGGTACAATGATCAACTTTGCAAAGACATGGGATGGAACcccaagagaaagaaaggattTCTTGCTGAACTGCTCGAGCCTTATGGACCCATGGATTATGTTTCTCCTTGA
- the LOC8259721 gene encoding probable flavin-containing monooxygenase 1: protein MEKQIAIIGAGISGLAACKYTLSKGFKPIVFEARSSIGGVWAKTIKTCCLQTPKQEYQFSDFPWPDSVTDDFPTQQQVMDYLHSYAKHFDLLKHIKFNTRVIGIDYEGPLDEEMESWSLWGGNGEAFSSRGKWNIEVQDNQTLSTEVYKVDFVILCIGRASDVPNIPEFPPGKGPEAFHGKVVHSMEFYDMDHDIAHNFIKGKRVTVVGFQKSALDIATECSIANGIEHPCRVLYKTEHWHISDEFPWGVPITYLYLNRFSELLVHKPGESLLLSLLATVLTPLRWACAKFVESHIKHKHHLAKYGMVPKHGFLEQINSCLLTTLPDKFYDKVEEGSIILTKAPSFSFCKEGIIVDGQTQPLETDIVILATGFRGDKKLQNIFVSKAFQKYIVGSPNAAFPLYRECINPRIPQLAVLGYSTSLSNMFTSEIRSRWLAELLDGKFKIPSIKEVEKDVANWDKFMKRYAGPYYQKACIGGIHIWYNDQLCKDMGWNPKRKKGFLAELFEPYGPLDYASL, encoded by the exons ATGGAGAAACAAATAGCAATCATTGGAGCAGGTATCAGTGGACTTGCTGCCTGTAAATACACTCTCTCAAAGGGTTTCAAGCCCATAGTTTTCGAAGCAAGAAGCAGCATCGGAGGAGTATGGGCTAAAACTATTAAGACTTGTTGTCTCCAAACTCCAAAACAAGAGTATCAGTTTTCAGATTTTCCATGGCCAGATTCAGTAACAGACGATTTCCCTACCCAACAACAAGTCATGGATTATCTTCACTCATACGCAAAGCATTTTGATTTGCTGAAGCACATCAAGTTCAACACTAGAGTTATCGGCATCGATTATGAAGGTCCTTTAGATGAAGAAATGGAGTCCTGGAGCTTGTGGGGTGGCAATGGTGAGGCCTTCAGTTCTAGGGGCAAATGGAATATCGAAGTACAGGATAACCAAACCCTTTCCACTGAG GTATACAAAGTGGATTTTGTGATCCTTTGCATAGGGCGGGCCAGTGATGTTCCAAATATCCCAGAATTTCCTCCTGGAAAAGGCCCTGAAGCATTTCATGGTAAAGTGGTACATTCGATGGAGTTTTATGACATGGATCATGACATTGCTCATAACTTCATAAAAGGAAAGAGAGTAACAGTTGTGGGTTTCCAAAAATCTGCATTGGACATTGCAACAGAATGCTCTATAGCCAACG GGATTGAACATCCATGTAGAGTTTTGTACAAGACCGAGCACTGGCATATTTCTGACGAATTTCCATGGGGAGTTCCTATAACATATCTGTACCTTAATCGCTTCTCCGAACTTCTGGTTCATAAGCCTGGTGAAAGTTTACTTCTGAGTCTCTTGGCAACAGTACTTACTCCTTTG AGATGGGCATGTGCTAAATTTGTTGAAAGTCATATCAAGCATAAGCATCATTTGGCGAAATATGGAATGGTACCAAAGCATGGTTTTCTTGAACAAATCAATTCCTGTTTGCTTACAACATTGCCAGACAAATTTTATGAtaaagttgaagaaggaagCATCATATTGACAAAAGCTCCAAGCTTTAGCTTCTGTAAAGAAGGCATTATTGTTGATGGTCAGACCCAACCTCTAGAAACTGATATAGTCATATTAGCTACAGGGTTTAGAGGTGATAAAAAGctccaaaatatttttgtttccAAAGcctttcaaaaatatattgttGGATCTCCTAATGCAGCGTTTCCCCTCTACAG GGAATGTATTAACCCTCGAATCCCACAACTAGCAGTACTTGGATATTCAACAAGTCTTTCAAACATGTTCACTTCAGAGATAAGAAGCCGATGGCTAGCAGAGCTTCTTGATGGAAAATTCAAGATACCTAGCATTAAAGAGGTTGAAAAAGATGTGGCAAATTGGGACAAATTCATGAAGAGATATGCAGGACCGTATTACCAGAAAGCATGCATTGGCGGCATTCATATTTGGTACAATGAT